The DNA sequence CGGCTGCTGGCTGGAGGACGCGACGTGCACCGCGGCCATCGCGTAGCGGCCGTCCGGGTCGGCCTTGCGCACCGCGTCGACCAGCGCCTGCGGGTCTGCCGCGCGCGCCTGCAGGACCACCGCCGCGCCGGTCTCGGCGCGAGCCCGCTCGCTGCGGTTGCGCTCGGCCACGGACCACGCCTGCACACCAACCAGCAGCAGGCAGGTCGCGACGGCGAGGACCGACGCGATGCGGGCGGTGCCGGGGCGGCGGGCGACACCGGCCCAGCCGACCAGCCCGGGCGTACGACCGCGGGCGGTGGACGCCGCGACCCGGCGGCGGGCCACCCGCACCAGGACCCGCGCTGCGAGCAGGCCGCCGGCGACCGCGATCATGCCCGGCGCGAGCATCGCGACCGGGCTCGGCCGGGTCCCGCGGTCGTTGATCAGCTGCACTACACCGGCCGCGGCCAGCACCACGACGACCGCGTCGATCAGTCCGGCCCCCCGCCCGGAGCTGCGGGCCGGGACCCTTCGGAGCAGCTCGGCCACCGGCCGCCGGAACACCTGGCGGGACGACAGGGCGGCCGTGACGATGCCGCCCCCCAGGGTGCCGAGCACGGTCAGCAGCACCGACCAGGTCAGGACCACCTCGGTGCCCGGGGCGAAGACCCGCCCGGCGGCGGACCGCACCGCGACCCAGCCCACGGCCGTGCCCAGCGGCGCCGCGACGAGCAGCAGCAGGAACACCTCCGCGAGGCCGAAGCGGCGGGTCTGCCGCGCGGTCAGCCCGCGCAGCTTGGCCAGCCCCAGCTCGGGGGAGCGCTCCTCCGTCGCCGAGCCGACCACGAGGTAGAGCGTCCACCAGCTCAGCAGCACCAGCTGGGTGACGGCCAGCGGCGCCGCGATGCGCACCAGCCGCCGGCCTTGGTCGGCCCGGTCCAGCGCGGCGGGCAGCTGGCTGTCGGTGTTGACCAGGAGCCGCGGTGTCTCGAGCGACAGCGCCCGCACCTGTCGGAGCAGCGGGGCCGTGTCGTCGAGCTGGACCCGCGCGGCGAGCAGCGGCACGTCGATCGTGTAGGTCGCGATCCGAGCCGCGCCGGCGCCGCCCGCCCCGAGGAAGACCGGGTCCGCCGTCGGCGGGACCTCCTCGAGGGCAGCGATGGTGGAATGCGGGTTGAAGGCGTCGAAGTACGGCCGCCCGACCCAGTAGGCGTCGTCGACGGGCACCGGGTCGTACGCCCCGACGACCTCGACCGCGACCACCGGGGCGATGCCGCCGTCCTGCAGGGTGGCCGAGTCGGGCAGCTCGGCCTCCACCACGTCGCCGACCTCGGCGCTGAGGACCTCCAGGCTCCGGCGGGACATGATGCCCTCGTCCGGCGCCTCGGGGCAGCGGCCGGTCACGGTGGGGAGGTGCTGGCAAACGCCTGGCCGCTCGACGACCTGGCCGAGCACCACGCCGTCCGCGTTGTCGCCCTCGGTGGGGTGGTACTCGCCTTGGCCGACGTAGGCCAGCCGGCGCGGCCCGAACGCCGGGTGGGTGAGCGCGTCGCGGACGACCCCGTCGGCGGTCGACGCCGGGGGCGCGGCGCCCTCGCCGACCCCGGCACCCACCTGCGGAACGGACACCTGCACCGACAGGTCGAACGCGTCGGCCCGGCGCAGGGTGTCGCGCAGGATCGACTCCTCGGCCGCGCGGGCGTAGAGCGGAGCCACCACCGAGGCGGCGCTCGCGACCGTGGCGAGCACGAGCACGATGAGGGCGGTCGAACGGCGGAACCACAGACCCTGGAACGCCAGGCGCGCCCCGGTCAGGTCCGGCCGCCTCATCGGCTCTCCCGGAGGCGGTCGGTGGTCGCCGACGCCGCCAGCAGCCGGCCGACGACGACCGACACGGCGCACAGCAGCACCAGACAGCCGAGGGTCGTCGCCACGACGGCCGACCAGACCGGGTCGAGCACCAGGGGCAACCGGGCCGCCTTGGTCGCGAAGAGCGGGATCTGCGGCAGAGCCACCTGCGCGGACACCACCCCGAGCACAGCACCCACGACGACGCCCAGCACCGCGACGACGACGTGCTCGCGAACCGCCGCGCTGCGCACGGTCCGGCGGGGCACCCCGACGACCCGCAGGCCTGCCAGGTCGCGGGCCCGGGACGCGCCCGATGTCGCGACGCCGACGACGAGCACGGCGGAGGCGAGCACCACGGAGACGAAGCCGGCGAGCACCGCCAACCGCAGCGCGATGGTCGGGCCCTCGTCGGCGAATGCGGTGCGGTGCGCCGCCGACGTGTCGCGGCCGGTCACCCCGATGCCGTGGTCCGCGAGCTGGTCGCGCAGCCGTTCCTCGCGCTT is a window from the Actinomycetes bacterium genome containing:
- a CDS encoding ABC transporter permease, translated to MRRPDLTGARLAFQGLWFRRSTALIVLVLATVASAASVVAPLYARAAEESILRDTLRRADAFDLSVQVSVPQVGAGVGEGAAPPASTADGVVRDALTHPAFGPRRLAYVGQGEYHPTEGDNADGVVLGQVVERPGVCQHLPTVTGRCPEAPDEGIMSRRSLEVLSAEVGDVVEAELPDSATLQDGGIAPVVAVEVVGAYDPVPVDDAYWVGRPYFDAFNPHSTIAALEEVPPTADPVFLGAGGAGAARIATYTIDVPLLAARVQLDDTAPLLRQVRALSLETPRLLVNTDSQLPAALDRADQGRRLVRIAAPLAVTQLVLLSWWTLYLVVGSATEERSPELGLAKLRGLTARQTRRFGLAEVFLLLLVAAPLGTAVGWVAVRSAAGRVFAPGTEVVLTWSVLLTVLGTLGGGIVTAALSSRQVFRRPVAELLRRVPARSSGRGAGLIDAVVVVLAAAGVVQLINDRGTRPSPVAMLAPGMIAVAGGLLAARVLVRVARRRVAASTARGRTPGLVGWAGVARRPGTARIASVLAVATCLLLVGVQAWSVAERNRSERARAETGAAVVLQARAADPQALVDAVRKADPDGRYAMAAVHVASSSQQPSMLAVDSSRADRVLAWGAPDARPSRGIEATLAPATVPSLQVHPGPIEVDVELEEMRSPTPLTLSAKLDVGGTFQYVPIGQLRRGDRTYRGEVPADCQGGCRLVGLAFDHPGTDIARATARLRLAGLSATGEGGDLARLEGSFGVPGGWRPGAPTIGGPQVRLRAGKALLVDLQAPGGPYAEVVRGDSPEPLPAVVTREAAGPSAAQGGVPTGETTGMSGETTRFTVARVVDYAPRAGDRAVIVDLELALRLDDQAQVGEQEVWLSRSDTGDEQALVRSLRRSGVTVPSRETAAGLERVYAGDGAVLALRLLLVCGASAVVVSVGALLVAAYVGRRQRAYEVAALRAVGLKRRTVRALLLRENVGTVLVALACGALASLLAVWAVLPALPQFDADSSSIPVRYAPVASAGWLAVGALAGLLVLVGLTVATLQLRAGRSDRLREGVR